In the Thalassoglobus sp. JC818 genome, one interval contains:
- a CDS encoding efflux RND transporter periplasmic adaptor subunit: MSSAVDLRELAIDREAPAKSSIRARRNIVTRYVLPVGLISGFLALVFWASRDFILPPREVTVMPVLSMSSEVQQAGTPLFKAAGWIEPRPTPVRVAALAPGVVDRLLVVEDQLLAKGEVIAELVQADSQLEYERSLADFQLREAEVIDAQAALTAAITRFNHPVHLEAALGEAEAMLARVETELRNLPFELRRALVDLEVARKDHLGKSSASDVVAEIHIDIAKGKLDSAQALVDELEHRRDSLQQEQSALQKRRDALRKQLELLTEETKAKQESEARLSAAKARLEQARVSMAEAKLQLDRMTIRAPIDGRIYRLIAHPGTRIGGSSRENAGHDSSTVVTMYDPNMLQVRVDVRFEDVPKIQLDQPVEINNPTLTAPIHGNVLFISSEADIQKNTLQVKVAIPNPPAVFKPEMLVDVTFIAPATDNEKLASLTEIKFYLPQQLIEQDEAGSYVWTADQSEGVAHKTMIETGKVTGNGLVEIKSGLSPTSRILTTGTDNLRDRERIRITHEDLSMGR; the protein is encoded by the coding sequence ATGAGTTCCGCTGTAGATCTTCGAGAGCTGGCCATCGATCGTGAAGCTCCAGCCAAAAGCTCGATCAGAGCCCGTAGAAATATCGTGACGCGGTACGTGTTACCGGTCGGTCTGATTTCTGGGTTTCTTGCACTCGTCTTTTGGGCTTCAAGAGACTTCATTCTCCCTCCGCGAGAAGTGACGGTGATGCCCGTTCTGTCGATGTCTTCCGAAGTTCAACAAGCAGGAACTCCTCTCTTTAAAGCTGCCGGATGGATTGAACCGCGTCCAACCCCGGTGCGTGTGGCTGCACTCGCACCGGGTGTTGTCGATCGCTTACTTGTCGTCGAAGATCAACTCTTGGCGAAAGGTGAAGTGATCGCGGAACTGGTTCAAGCCGACTCTCAGCTTGAATACGAACGGTCGCTTGCCGACTTCCAACTTCGTGAAGCAGAAGTCATTGATGCTCAAGCAGCTTTGACAGCAGCGATTACTCGTTTCAATCACCCGGTTCACCTGGAAGCAGCACTCGGCGAAGCAGAGGCAATGCTGGCACGAGTCGAAACAGAACTCAGAAATCTGCCGTTCGAACTCCGTCGTGCTCTCGTTGACCTCGAAGTTGCCCGCAAGGATCACCTCGGAAAATCTTCGGCCAGCGATGTCGTCGCAGAAATTCACATCGACATCGCCAAAGGCAAACTCGACTCCGCTCAGGCGCTCGTCGACGAACTGGAACACCGTCGAGACTCACTTCAACAAGAGCAATCCGCCCTCCAGAAGAGGAGAGACGCTCTACGCAAACAATTGGAACTTCTCACCGAAGAGACCAAAGCCAAACAGGAATCGGAAGCTCGACTCAGTGCAGCCAAAGCCCGACTTGAACAAGCGCGAGTCTCCATGGCTGAGGCCAAACTTCAACTTGATCGCATGACGATCCGGGCTCCAATTGATGGGCGCATCTACCGGCTGATCGCTCATCCCGGAACTCGAATCGGCGGAAGTTCTCGTGAGAACGCGGGGCACGACTCAAGCACTGTCGTGACAATGTACGACCCAAACATGTTGCAAGTTCGAGTTGATGTGCGCTTCGAAGATGTCCCGAAAATCCAACTCGACCAACCCGTTGAGATCAACAATCCGACTCTCACCGCCCCGATTCATGGAAACGTGCTGTTTATCAGTTCAGAGGCAGACATTCAAAAGAACACACTACAGGTCAAAGTCGCCATTCCCAATCCACCTGCAGTTTTCAAACCGGAAATGCTCGTCGATGTCACATTCATCGCCCCAGCGACTGACAACGAAAAACTTGCCAGCCTCACCGAGATTAAGTTCTATCTGCCTCAACAATTGATTGAGCAGGATGAAGCAGGCTCATACGTATGGACTGCTGATCAATCAGAGGGAGTGGCACACAAGACGATGATCGAAACCGGAAAAGTGACTGGCAACGGACTTGTTGAAATTAAATCCGGCCTCAGCCCGACCAGTCGTATTTTGACGACAGGAACCGACAATCTACGCGATCGAGAGAGAATTCGTATCACGCACGAAGACTTATCAATGGGACGCTAA
- a CDS encoding prenyltransferase/squalene oxidase repeat-containing protein: MTGRRFPGITATSWLSCALFVFTATAVFAVGPDLDQLQESRQKGIEFLSISQGSDGSWTSPHAPGITGLVAHSLMQSGLTADDEVVALALKHLESHIKPDGGIYDVDSTHRNYETSIALLAFDSANTDGRYDERIAEAVKFLKKLQWDDEETGSTTHTSFGGAGYGRHQRPDLSNTTFFVEALKTAGVADDDPAMKNALIFISRCQNLESEHNTTEFAAKVNDGGFYYTPAAGGSSQAGTTPDGGLRSYASMTYAGLKSMIYAGVAQDDERVQAARNWIRDFYTLEENPGMGQQGLFYYYHTFAKTLAVLNVNEFEEADSTRHDWRKELAEHLFSIQKENGSWVNPTDRWYEGDPNLVTGYSLMALKYCEPTSN, from the coding sequence ATGACAGGACGAAGATTTCCCGGCATTACAGCAACCAGCTGGCTGTCATGTGCCTTGTTCGTGTTCACAGCGACAGCAGTTTTTGCGGTCGGCCCGGATCTTGATCAACTGCAGGAGTCGCGACAAAAGGGAATCGAATTCCTTTCGATCTCCCAAGGCAGCGACGGAAGCTGGACGTCGCCACATGCTCCAGGGATTACGGGGCTGGTCGCTCACTCGTTAATGCAGAGCGGATTGACCGCCGACGACGAAGTTGTGGCATTGGCTCTGAAGCACCTTGAGAGTCACATCAAGCCTGACGGCGGAATCTATGATGTCGATTCCACCCACAGAAACTATGAAACCTCCATTGCACTGCTGGCGTTCGATTCAGCCAACACAGACGGTCGGTACGACGAGAGAATTGCCGAAGCTGTCAAGTTTCTGAAGAAGCTCCAATGGGATGACGAAGAAACCGGCTCGACGACTCACACTTCGTTTGGCGGAGCGGGCTATGGACGTCACCAACGGCCTGATTTGTCGAACACGACCTTCTTTGTGGAAGCTTTGAAGACTGCCGGAGTCGCTGACGACGATCCTGCGATGAAGAACGCACTGATCTTTATCTCACGCTGCCAGAATCTCGAAAGTGAACACAACACCACGGAATTCGCTGCGAAAGTCAACGACGGCGGTTTCTACTACACGCCTGCTGCGGGTGGATCTTCACAGGCTGGGACAACTCCGGATGGCGGACTGCGGTCTTACGCCAGCATGACTTATGCAGGTTTGAAGAGCATGATTTACGCGGGTGTCGCTCAAGATGATGAGCGTGTCCAAGCTGCCCGGAACTGGATTCGCGACTTCTATACGCTTGAAGAAAATCCTGGGATGGGACAGCAGGGACTCTTCTACTACTACCACACATTCGCGAAGACTCTCGCTGTCCTGAACGTGAACGAGTTCGAAGAAGCTGACTCGACTCGGCATGACTGGCGGAAGGAACTGGCCGAACACCTCTTCTCGATTCAGAAAGAGAATGGAAGCTGGGTCAATCCGACAGATCGCTGGTACGAGGGAGATCCCAACCTGGTCACAGGTTATTCGCTCATGGCTCTCAAATACTGTGAGCCGACTTCCAACTAG
- a CDS encoding ABC transporter permease, which produces MLLRLLPWEYAIRNLFRRPLRTSLTFLGLTTVVILVLVVVGFIRGMERSLAVSGDPETAIVFSLGMGENLEYSSIPMRTSDLIPASVPGIQERYGQKYVSPELFLGTEVQVGERVPSMGLVRGVNRSARLVRRQLELEEGDWPNTGEIMIGSMVSTKLGVTPEEVSVGRTLEFEGRSWRISGIFSAAGAAYESEIWCRLDEMQQALKRQDLSIVAVSIMPDGDFADLDVFCKERLDLELQAMKEIDYYASLQKDYGPIRWLAWLVVVLVSGAGVFAGLNTMYGSVVGRIPELAALQTIGFSRRAIVISLIQEGVLLSATASLLAAMISLLFVNDASIRFTMGAFTLRIDNIAILVGCGVGISLGFLGAIPPAVKALRMTVVDGLKAV; this is translated from the coding sequence ATGTTGCTTCGTTTGCTCCCGTGGGAGTACGCAATCCGAAACTTGTTCCGACGTCCGCTGCGGACTTCGCTAACGTTCCTTGGACTGACGACGGTGGTCATCCTAGTGCTGGTCGTTGTTGGCTTCATTCGTGGAATGGAACGTTCACTAGCAGTCAGCGGTGACCCGGAAACTGCAATCGTTTTCTCCTTAGGAATGGGTGAAAACCTGGAATACTCGTCGATTCCGATGAGGACCAGCGATCTCATTCCCGCCAGCGTTCCCGGAATCCAGGAGCGCTACGGCCAGAAGTACGTCTCTCCAGAACTCTTTCTCGGAACCGAAGTTCAGGTCGGAGAACGAGTCCCTTCCATGGGGCTTGTGCGAGGAGTGAACCGCTCCGCAAGACTTGTCCGGCGGCAACTTGAGTTGGAAGAAGGTGACTGGCCGAACACCGGAGAAATCATGATTGGAAGCATGGTCTCGACCAAGCTGGGCGTCACTCCTGAAGAAGTTTCTGTGGGACGAACCTTGGAATTCGAAGGGAGATCCTGGCGCATCAGTGGAATCTTTTCCGCAGCTGGTGCCGCCTACGAGTCGGAAATCTGGTGTCGCCTCGATGAAATGCAGCAGGCATTGAAACGGCAAGATCTAAGCATCGTGGCTGTCTCCATCATGCCCGATGGTGACTTTGCCGACCTTGATGTCTTCTGTAAGGAACGACTGGATCTGGAACTTCAGGCCATGAAAGAGATCGACTACTACGCGTCGCTGCAAAAGGACTACGGCCCGATTCGCTGGCTGGCATGGCTTGTCGTCGTACTCGTTTCAGGAGCCGGAGTGTTTGCCGGCCTCAACACAATGTACGGATCAGTCGTGGGGCGTATCCCGGAACTAGCCGCCCTGCAAACGATCGGATTTTCACGACGGGCGATTGTAATCAGCTTGATTCAAGAAGGGGTCCTTCTGTCGGCAACCGCAAGTTTGCTGGCAGCCATGATCTCATTGCTGTTCGTCAATGATGCCTCCATACGATTTACGATGGGAGCCTTTACGCTCCGCATCGACAACATTGCAATCCTTGTCGGATGCGGTGTTGGAATCTCACTTGGTTTTCTGGGTGCGATTCCGCCAGCTGTGAAAGCACTTCGAATGACTGTTGTCGATGGATTGAAGGCTGTTTAA
- a CDS encoding ABC transporter permease, which yields MLKFLPYTLKTLWRHRSRTLLTVSGSAVALFVFCFVAAIQEGMNDLQKRQAAKGSLITFQANKFCPATSHLPQDYSQEIARIRGVKDVVPVQVFTNNCRASLDVVVFYGVPPTKLRTARDFQLLSGSWPEFENHQDAAVVGSAVAARREIKVGQKFSIGDLSVNVAGIFESNDPAEENYIYSHLDFLQRSKGTNLVGTVTQIEVLLNEGVDQAGTCKTIDEKFRGGPVETDTRPKGVFQAKALGDLTQLISFAHYLGYACVGLVLALVATTTIMSVEDRIREHAVLQTLGFTGGRIFRLVMTESILLSIAGGAIGIGTAMVVLALSSLSVGAEAVTIAFTPSLRLALEGMIVASITGILAGIAPAWHAAHTEVVPALRHA from the coding sequence ATGCTGAAATTCCTCCCATACACTCTGAAGACTCTCTGGAGACATCGTTCACGCACTTTGTTGACAGTCAGCGGTTCGGCAGTCGCCTTGTTTGTCTTCTGCTTCGTTGCGGCGATTCAGGAAGGGATGAATGATCTCCAGAAGCGTCAAGCTGCTAAGGGATCTTTGATTACTTTTCAGGCGAATAAGTTTTGCCCAGCGACTAGTCATCTCCCCCAAGACTACAGCCAGGAAATTGCTCGCATTCGTGGGGTGAAAGATGTTGTTCCGGTACAGGTCTTCACCAACAATTGCCGAGCGAGTCTCGACGTTGTTGTGTTTTACGGCGTTCCCCCGACGAAGCTGCGCACCGCTCGTGACTTTCAACTCCTCTCGGGAAGTTGGCCAGAATTTGAAAACCATCAAGATGCCGCAGTCGTTGGTAGCGCGGTCGCTGCTCGCAGAGAAATCAAAGTCGGCCAGAAATTCTCGATAGGGGATCTCAGCGTCAACGTTGCCGGAATTTTCGAAAGCAATGATCCGGCTGAGGAGAATTATATCTACTCACACCTCGACTTCTTGCAGCGCAGCAAAGGGACCAACCTTGTCGGGACTGTGACTCAAATCGAAGTGCTTCTTAACGAAGGAGTCGATCAAGCTGGAACTTGTAAAACGATCGATGAGAAATTTCGTGGAGGACCAGTCGAAACAGACACCCGACCAAAGGGGGTCTTTCAAGCCAAAGCTCTCGGAGATCTCACACAGCTCATCAGTTTTGCCCACTACCTCGGGTATGCGTGTGTCGGTCTGGTGCTGGCACTTGTTGCAACGACGACAATTATGTCTGTTGAAGATCGCATTCGAGAACACGCCGTTCTTCAAACACTCGGATTCACCGGCGGCCGAATCTTTCGACTCGTCATGACCGAATCCATTTTGCTCAGTATTGCAGGAGGAGCGATTGGGATTGGGACGGCGATGGTCGTGTTGGCATTGAGCAGCTTATCTGTCGGAGCCGAAGCAGTCACCATCGCCTTTACTCCCTCACTTCGTCTCGCCTTGGAAGGCATGATCGTCGCAAGTATTACCGGAATCCTTGCGGGAATCGCCCCGGCTTGGCACGCAGCCCACACCGAAGTCGTTCCCGCACTCCGCCATGCCTAA
- a CDS encoding carboxymuconolactone decarboxylase family protein translates to MSGERINYYKHLGEAVAHLSKVESILADGQLSPELLELVKLRVSQINGCSFCVNYHTQVLRLLGTSQLRIDLAVVWEESSCYSDEERAAFRWAEAVTQIADTRFINDRIFEEAQGVFGDATLCELTLAIGMINIWNRMAIAFHSDHAMIDQLLAKKRSEVKV, encoded by the coding sequence ATGAGCGGCGAACGGATTAACTACTACAAGCATCTTGGTGAAGCTGTAGCACATCTTTCGAAAGTGGAATCCATTCTGGCGGACGGACAACTGAGTCCTGAATTGCTTGAACTGGTGAAGCTCAGAGTTTCGCAGATTAATGGTTGTTCATTTTGCGTGAACTACCACACACAGGTTTTGCGGTTGCTGGGGACGAGTCAGCTGCGGATCGACCTGGCTGTTGTTTGGGAAGAGTCCTCATGTTACTCGGATGAAGAACGGGCTGCGTTCAGGTGGGCTGAGGCGGTCACGCAAATTGCTGACACTCGCTTCATCAATGATCGAATCTTTGAAGAGGCACAGGGAGTCTTCGGTGATGCGACTCTCTGCGAACTCACGTTGGCAATCGGCATGATCAACATCTGGAACCGTATGGCCATCGCGTTCCATTCAGACCATGCGATGATCGATCAACTCCTCGCCAAAAAGCGGAGCGAAGTGAAGGTGTAG
- a CDS encoding aryl-sulfate sulfotransferase: MAESFHTASGERVRVFLSALILFAFSATEARLSMAENVSAESQSDSLFSNAPTIEPNPITRAPLVALVRFESTKPVIPSLIFDDGERTWTKKDVGPLGTDHVIAALGMRPNRTHKIRVAIRDPKTGKEQTSEPMTFDTPKLPKSFPPLEVLISEPEKMEPGVTLFCPNIWINDRSENQFGYLMALDSSGEVVWYLRSGHRTADVRILSNGHLLYIHASYRAFLEVDLLGNIVRQWHGSRLTDPPNENSIPVDMDTVHHEIIEMPNGNFLTISTILEHFEEFPSNERDPDAPWLPAYAVVDELVEIVPDTGEIVWRLPVKEFLDPKRYGYMALTGFWKDKYEEKVGEPVYDWSHANAMIYLPEEDAVIVSFRHLDCMIKVFRKTKQIDWIFGDHRGWSEEFQKYLLTPDGSMRWPYHHHAPQLTPHGTVLLYDNGNFRTVPHNEPVSAIHNESRVVEYKIDEDNRTVEQLWEYEGEPGDEFFCPFYCEADWLPQTGNILVTDGGHIELEDGTPHGVVPGERQWARIFELTRDGDKSEKVFEIKCDSGMGSSLGWSIYRSIRLDDLYDLKVEPQMIDDGIENEAIDEPDFQAPPDATR, translated from the coding sequence ATGGCTGAATCATTCCACACCGCAAGCGGTGAACGTGTGCGAGTTTTCCTGTCGGCCCTGATTCTCTTTGCGTTTTCAGCCACAGAAGCACGCCTCTCGATGGCGGAAAATGTTTCCGCTGAGTCGCAGTCCGACTCGTTATTCTCAAACGCTCCGACGATTGAGCCGAATCCAATCACTCGCGCCCCGCTGGTCGCCCTGGTTCGATTCGAATCAACCAAGCCGGTCATCCCCAGCTTGATTTTCGATGACGGAGAGCGAACGTGGACCAAGAAAGATGTCGGCCCACTTGGAACAGATCACGTCATCGCAGCCCTCGGAATGCGTCCGAATCGGACTCACAAGATTCGCGTGGCCATTCGTGATCCTAAAACGGGAAAAGAACAAACGAGCGAACCAATGACTTTTGACACTCCGAAGTTACCGAAATCTTTTCCACCACTCGAAGTGCTCATCTCTGAGCCAGAGAAGATGGAACCCGGTGTCACACTCTTCTGCCCGAACATCTGGATCAACGACCGCTCTGAGAACCAGTTCGGCTACCTGATGGCTTTGGACTCATCCGGTGAAGTGGTCTGGTATTTGAGATCCGGACATCGCACGGCGGACGTTCGAATCTTGTCGAATGGGCATCTGCTCTACATCCACGCCAGCTATCGAGCTTTTCTGGAAGTCGATTTACTGGGCAATATCGTTCGCCAGTGGCACGGGTCTCGCCTCACTGATCCGCCAAACGAGAATTCGATTCCAGTCGACATGGATACGGTCCATCATGAAATCATTGAAATGCCCAACGGCAACTTTCTGACGATCTCAACAATCCTGGAACACTTCGAAGAATTCCCGTCGAACGAAAGAGACCCTGACGCTCCCTGGCTCCCGGCTTATGCAGTGGTTGACGAACTCGTTGAGATTGTGCCCGACACCGGAGAGATTGTCTGGCGGCTTCCGGTCAAAGAATTTCTGGATCCAAAACGTTATGGATACATGGCGTTGACTGGGTTTTGGAAAGACAAGTACGAAGAGAAAGTCGGAGAGCCGGTTTACGACTGGTCACACGCGAATGCCATGATTTACCTGCCGGAAGAAGATGCAGTGATCGTGTCATTCAGGCATTTGGACTGCATGATCAAAGTCTTCCGGAAGACGAAACAGATCGACTGGATCTTCGGGGATCATCGCGGCTGGAGCGAGGAGTTTCAGAAATACCTTCTCACTCCAGATGGGTCCATGCGTTGGCCGTATCACCATCACGCCCCACAACTCACACCGCATGGAACAGTTTTACTCTACGACAACGGAAACTTTCGAACTGTCCCACACAACGAACCGGTGTCAGCAATCCACAATGAAAGCAGAGTCGTGGAATACAAGATTGATGAAGACAACCGGACTGTTGAACAGCTTTGGGAATACGAAGGAGAGCCTGGCGATGAGTTTTTCTGCCCATTTTATTGTGAGGCAGACTGGCTTCCCCAAACCGGAAACATCCTCGTCACCGATGGAGGTCACATTGAACTTGAAGATGGAACACCGCATGGCGTCGTCCCCGGAGAACGACAATGGGCCCGCATTTTCGAATTGACGAGAGACGGAGACAAGTCCGAGAAAGTCTTCGAAATCAAATGCGATAGCGGAATGGGGAGTTCGCTGGGCTGGTCAATCTATCGCAGCATTCGGCTCGATGATCTCTACGATCTGAAAGTTGAACCCCAAATGATCGACGATGGAATCGAAAACGAAGCGATTGACGAACCAGACTTCCAGGCCCCGCCTGACGCGACACGCTGA
- a CDS encoding ABC transporter ATP-binding protein: MPLIEIIDVTKRYKKGDESITPLDSVSLEIEEGEFISLMGSSGTGKSTLLNMIASIDKPDSGRITIDGTEITSLSRTKLARWRAENLGYIFQTHNLVPVLTAYENVELPLMLLPISSSERKRRIEIALQAVDLLDRADHYPRQLSGGQEQRVGIARAIVSHPKVVVADEPTGDLDPVTSRQILDLLRRLNEQLNVTLLMVTHDTEAALVADKQFRLDHGHLIQTERADAAI, from the coding sequence ATGCCACTAATCGAAATCATTGATGTTACGAAACGATATAAAAAGGGTGATGAGTCGATCACTCCACTCGATTCCGTTTCGCTCGAAATTGAAGAGGGAGAGTTCATCTCTTTGATGGGTTCCAGCGGCACTGGGAAGTCGACCCTATTGAACATGATTGCCAGTATCGACAAACCAGACAGCGGTCGGATTACCATCGATGGGACCGAAATCACTTCACTCTCGCGAACAAAGTTGGCCAGATGGAGAGCGGAAAACCTCGGCTATATCTTTCAAACACACAACCTCGTTCCGGTCCTCACCGCTTACGAAAACGTGGAACTTCCGCTTATGTTACTCCCCATTTCTTCCAGCGAACGAAAACGGAGAATCGAGATCGCGCTCCAGGCCGTCGACCTGCTTGATCGGGCGGACCACTATCCGCGGCAACTTTCTGGCGGTCAGGAACAGCGAGTCGGAATTGCTCGCGCGATCGTGTCGCACCCGAAAGTTGTCGTCGCGGACGAACCGACTGGGGACCTTGACCCCGTCACTTCGCGACAGATCCTCGATCTACTCAGGAGACTCAACGAGCAACTAAATGTCACTCTCCTGATGGTGACGCACGATACTGAAGCTGCCTTGGTCGCAGATAAACAGTTCCGCCTTGATCATGGACATCTCATACAAACTGAGAGAGCAGACGCTGCGATATGA
- a CDS encoding tetratricopeptide repeat protein, with product MYSNVSSLFMKYAGAAATFAALSPLVVPASGALGFYALLAVGLGVFPAVEFFQEWAQGKKIGEIRDYLHKSILPKIAGAEIAVEDLAARYPDAIAEMPEDDARKPFAVLLNLMSRNWDDQAAFAQAFADYQEEWKSSIEESQAWQEQLSNWLLLHQETLVRELDFTRDDISDLSVAVHQLHQELFDELRDLRPQPPLILAEEVYNPEEHQQKLARFVFTHRRVPHIGRATEQKALNDFLMSGTDRCRWWMLTAPGGVGKSRLALETVLYAKSRGWLAGFLKDLGKNDGSYNDWEGWKPDRPTLIVVDYVARRAEETATILKDLIPRSRHFDHPVRVLLLERKHSDQDPWWQDNFASLEDYLYEPPRELTRLNDDQLWTIFSQIFDEFEIAHPDRRTTLKTFKQIDPECRPLLAVLFAETLIDNPQFAQKWNVSDLIKAILNREVQQWKKHRIDEAHVNMLVLATMSGDVSRTEADELAQGGLNLPTRVSFDEEQIHLLTGLGGAHGNDAMVPLEPDLLGELFVLERLAGRFSVQHPNQGIITEETTALLDAAWSRNERKIGDFMARTLSTFPNHQQIEQFESPRESSYWIKAIAAAFGNVINPENQTSTNRWEALLQAHPRRDALAMALILRGATHYNFENFQAASEDYTRVIEMEGAPVLQVALAYSHLGTIHGRLGDQKAAIEHFTRAIEMEGVPVILLVETYSNRSYSHELLGDLQAAIEDYSQVIDLEDASHDQVAQARLNRGDAHGESGDLQAAIKDFTCVIEMEQASLDHVTKAYVDRGVAYFQLGDLQAAIENYSQVIEMEESPLANAVVAYFYRGIARSELGDSQAAIEDFTWVIKSEQGDVDRLSEAYYRRASIQAAMGRREEACRDLKSVMEIAIETENDHVRRYAEQELERLGCECE from the coding sequence ATGTACAGCAATGTTTCCAGCCTATTCATGAAGTATGCAGGGGCTGCGGCGACCTTTGCAGCCTTGTCACCTCTGGTTGTCCCGGCTTCTGGGGCACTGGGCTTTTACGCTCTGCTTGCAGTTGGCCTCGGAGTTTTCCCGGCAGTTGAATTCTTCCAGGAATGGGCACAGGGGAAGAAGATTGGCGAGATCCGTGATTACCTTCACAAGAGCATTCTCCCGAAGATCGCCGGTGCCGAAATTGCTGTGGAAGACTTGGCGGCGCGGTATCCAGATGCAATTGCTGAGATGCCTGAGGACGACGCGCGAAAACCATTCGCAGTGTTGCTGAATTTGATGTCCCGCAACTGGGACGATCAAGCCGCTTTTGCACAAGCTTTCGCTGACTACCAAGAAGAGTGGAAGTCGTCGATTGAGGAAAGTCAAGCTTGGCAGGAGCAGCTTTCAAACTGGTTGCTATTGCATCAGGAAACTCTGGTTCGCGAGTTGGATTTTACGCGTGATGACATCTCTGATCTCTCAGTCGCTGTGCACCAACTTCATCAAGAACTCTTTGATGAACTTCGCGATTTGCGTCCGCAACCTCCTCTCATCTTAGCAGAGGAAGTGTACAACCCTGAGGAGCATCAACAGAAATTGGCGCGATTCGTCTTCACGCATCGACGTGTTCCCCACATCGGTCGAGCGACCGAACAAAAAGCACTGAACGACTTCTTAATGAGCGGAACCGATCGATGTCGTTGGTGGATGTTGACCGCTCCCGGTGGCGTGGGAAAGTCACGACTGGCACTGGAGACAGTTTTGTATGCCAAGTCACGAGGCTGGCTCGCCGGGTTTCTAAAAGATCTCGGGAAGAATGATGGCAGCTACAACGATTGGGAAGGTTGGAAACCGGATCGACCAACGTTAATTGTGGTCGATTATGTTGCTCGCCGCGCCGAAGAAACCGCAACGATCCTGAAAGACCTCATTCCTCGCAGTCGCCATTTTGATCATCCTGTGCGCGTGCTGCTCCTCGAACGTAAACATTCTGATCAAGACCCCTGGTGGCAGGATAACTTTGCTTCGCTGGAAGATTATCTGTACGAACCTCCTCGAGAGTTGACTCGCCTCAACGACGATCAACTCTGGACGATCTTCTCGCAGATTTTCGATGAGTTCGAGATCGCTCATCCAGACCGTCGAACCACTCTTAAGACGTTCAAACAAATCGATCCTGAATGCCGTCCCTTGTTAGCAGTGCTCTTTGCAGAGACCTTGATCGACAATCCACAATTCGCCCAAAAATGGAATGTCAGTGATCTCATCAAGGCCATTCTGAATCGGGAAGTGCAACAATGGAAGAAGCACCGAATCGATGAAGCACACGTCAACATGCTGGTACTGGCAACGATGTCCGGCGATGTATCGCGAACCGAGGCCGATGAATTGGCACAAGGAGGCTTAAACCTGCCAACACGCGTAAGCTTCGATGAAGAGCAGATTCACTTACTTACTGGTTTGGGGGGAGCACATGGAAATGATGCGATGGTCCCGCTCGAACCTGACCTTCTGGGCGAACTGTTCGTCCTGGAACGCCTGGCTGGCAGGTTTTCTGTCCAACACCCGAATCAGGGAATTATCACCGAAGAAACCACCGCACTACTCGACGCTGCATGGAGCCGCAATGAACGGAAGATCGGCGACTTCATGGCTCGCACTCTAAGCACCTTTCCCAACCATCAGCAAATTGAGCAGTTTGAGTCACCAAGAGAATCCTCTTACTGGATAAAAGCGATCGCCGCTGCGTTTGGCAATGTGATCAATCCAGAGAATCAAACATCCACCAATCGGTGGGAGGCTCTGTTGCAGGCGCATCCCAGACGAGATGCGTTAGCGATGGCGCTCATTCTTCGAGGCGCAACGCACTATAATTTTGAAAATTTCCAGGCAGCAAGCGAAGATTATACGCGAGTGATCGAGATGGAAGGGGCGCCTGTGCTTCAGGTCGCACTGGCCTATTCTCACTTGGGAACTATACATGGCAGATTGGGAGACCAGAAGGCAGCCATTGAGCATTTTACTAGAGCCATTGAGATGGAGGGGGTACCTGTCATTCTGCTCGTCGAAACCTATTCCAACCGAAGTTATTCGCACGAACTCCTGGGAGACTTACAAGCAGCCATTGAAGATTACTCGCAAGTGATTGATTTGGAGGACGCATCTCATGATCAGGTCGCACAGGCCCGTCTCAACCGAGGTGATGCGCATGGTGAATCAGGAGATTTACAGGCAGCCATTAAGGATTTCACTTGTGTGATTGAGATGGAGCAGGCATCTCTGGATCACGTCACAAAGGCCTATGTCGACCGAGGTGTTGCGTACTTTCAGTTGGGAGACTTACAGGCTGCCATTGAAAATTACTCGCAGGTGATTGAGATGGAAGAGTCACCTTTGGCTAATGCCGTAGTTGCGTATTTTTACCGAGGTATTGCGCGTAGTGAATTGGGAGACTCGCAGGCCGCTATTGAGGATTTCACTTGGGTGATTAAAAGCGAGCAGGGAGATGTGGATCGGCTCTCGGAAGCTTACTATCGCCGCGCTTCCATTCAAGCTGCAATGGGAAGAAGGGAAGAGGCATGTCGTGATCTAAAGAGTGTCATGGAGATTGCAATTGAAACTGAAAATGATCATGTGAGACGCTATGCCGAGCAAGAACTGGAGCGGTTGGGATGCGAGTGTGAGTAG